Proteins encoded by one window of Salinigranum rubrum:
- a CDS encoding helix-turn-helix domain-containing protein produces the protein MYCMREYVLRLEYEVGVHPVMDVCIEHPEMVAKSLDISASPEGGWRIVRLSGPAEALDALEEVYLNPDICNDCTFPHPACDAEFEYQVLESDPTARVIYKYVSDLSYCHSVTFLALSHFGTGLVFDAEQRGAVYRYRILAPNDTDMRGFGDLLDEELPDGVSVDVERIGDPDQWRRQESSVTELPFEQRQALETAFQMGYYETPRQSVLDEISTELDLPLSTLRYRLRRAEAWALERLFATSGLMDDGEMQPSIVANR, from the coding sequence ATGTACTGTATGCGCGAATACGTGCTACGTCTCGAGTACGAGGTGGGGGTGCATCCAGTGATGGACGTGTGTATCGAGCATCCCGAGATGGTCGCGAAGTCGCTCGACATCTCGGCCTCACCGGAGGGGGGATGGCGAATCGTCCGACTGTCTGGACCAGCGGAGGCGCTGGATGCCCTCGAGGAGGTTTATCTCAATCCGGACATCTGTAACGACTGCACGTTCCCTCACCCCGCGTGCGACGCGGAATTCGAGTACCAGGTGCTCGAATCCGACCCGACTGCACGGGTGATCTACAAATACGTCTCCGACCTCAGTTATTGCCACTCGGTGACGTTCCTCGCGCTTTCGCATTTTGGGACCGGTCTCGTCTTCGACGCGGAACAGCGGGGGGCCGTGTACAGATACCGGATACTTGCGCCGAACGATACTGACATGCGCGGATTCGGTGATCTCCTTGATGAAGAACTCCCGGACGGCGTTTCGGTCGACGTAGAGCGTATCGGTGACCCGGACCAGTGGAGACGACAAGAGTCCTCCGTCACCGAACTCCCGTTCGAACAACGGCAGGCGCTGGAGACGGCGTTCCAAATGGGATACTACGAGACACCCCGACAGTCGGTGCTGGACGAGATCTCGACGGAGCTTGACCTCCCACTCTCGACGCTCCGATATCGCCTGCGTCGGGCAGAAGCGTGGGCACTGGAACGACTGTTCGCGACCTCTGGGTTGATGGATGACGGGGAGATGCAGCCTTCGATAGTCGCGAACCGGTGA
- the ilvD gene encoding dihydroxy-acid dehydratase, with product MVNEPDPKSDELRSAEVTVGPRSAPARAYFRAMGYDDEDFAAPLVGIANPAADLTPCNVHLTGLADAAFDRINTVGGMPVRFGTITVSDGISMGTEGMKASLVSREHIANSVELVSFAERLDGLVTLAGCDKSLPGMMMAAVRTDLPTVFCYGGTVRPGNYRGQDVTIQDVFEGVGAHASGELSEADLNELERSACPGPGACAGMFSANTMAALSEALGLAPLGSATAPAESAERLAQVRDAGELVVDCIENDRRPSEVLSRQSFKNAIRLQVAIGGSTNGVLHLIAIAREAGIELTLEDFDRISDRIPHICNLRPGGEYTMSDLHEQGGVPIVIRRLLEAGLFDGDVMTVTGRTIETDLRRLDLPPDEDVDDPVVRPIGDPIHDRGALVVLTGNLAPGGAVLKITGSEAFRHEGTARVFEGEEPAMEWVQAGKLESGDVIVVRNEGPRGGPGMREMLGITSAVVGQGHEEDVVLVTDGRFSGATRGPMIGHVSPEAAVGGPIAAIESGDTVRVDIPNRTLGVDLSASELEERLSRWHPPQAAYTAGVLGMYATLFESASNGAITNPGLTKK from the coding sequence ATGGTTAACGAACCAGACCCGAAATCAGACGAACTCCGGAGTGCGGAGGTGACCGTCGGCCCACGAAGTGCCCCTGCCCGGGCGTACTTCAGGGCGATGGGCTACGATGACGAGGACTTCGCCGCCCCACTCGTCGGTATCGCGAATCCTGCAGCCGACCTCACGCCATGCAACGTCCACTTGACTGGTCTCGCTGACGCGGCGTTCGACCGGATAAATACAGTCGGCGGAATGCCGGTTCGGTTCGGAACGATCACGGTGAGCGACGGTATCTCGATGGGGACCGAGGGGATGAAGGCGTCCCTGGTGAGCCGAGAGCACATCGCCAACAGCGTCGAGCTGGTGTCGTTCGCCGAGCGACTGGACGGGCTGGTTACCCTCGCTGGCTGTGATAAGAGCTTGCCGGGAATGATGATGGCTGCCGTCCGGACGGATCTTCCGACCGTCTTCTGCTACGGAGGGACGGTCCGTCCCGGTAACTACCGTGGGCAGGACGTCACGATCCAGGATGTGTTCGAAGGTGTTGGTGCCCACGCGAGTGGTGAGCTCTCTGAGGCCGACCTCAACGAACTCGAACGGAGCGCATGTCCCGGACCGGGTGCCTGTGCCGGCATGTTTAGCGCGAATACGATGGCTGCGCTGAGTGAGGCGCTCGGATTAGCACCGCTTGGCTCGGCGACGGCACCCGCCGAATCAGCTGAACGACTGGCTCAGGTTCGTGACGCTGGCGAGTTGGTCGTCGACTGCATCGAGAACGACCGTCGTCCGAGCGAGGTTCTCTCACGCCAGTCGTTCAAGAATGCGATTCGGCTGCAGGTCGCAATCGGTGGGAGTACCAATGGCGTGCTCCATCTCATTGCGATCGCCAGAGAGGCTGGCATTGAACTCACACTTGAGGATTTCGATCGGATTTCCGATCGAATCCCACACATCTGTAATCTCCGCCCTGGCGGCGAGTATACGATGTCGGACCTCCACGAGCAGGGGGGTGTCCCTATCGTTATTCGTCGACTCCTCGAAGCGGGACTCTTCGACGGAGACGTGATGACAGTTACCGGCCGGACGATCGAAACCGACCTACGTCGCCTCGATCTGCCTCCAGATGAGGATGTCGACGACCCGGTCGTGCGGCCTATCGGTGATCCCATTCACGACCGCGGTGCACTCGTCGTTCTGACGGGGAACCTCGCCCCTGGTGGGGCGGTGTTGAAGATTACCGGGAGTGAGGCGTTTCGGCATGAGGGGACAGCCAGAGTCTTCGAAGGAGAAGAGCCGGCGATGGAGTGGGTTCAGGCCGGTAAGCTGGAGAGCGGTGACGTCATCGTCGTGAGAAACGAAGGACCACGAGGTGGGCCAGGCATGCGTGAGATGCTTGGTATAACCTCGGCTGTTGTGGGACAAGGACACGAAGAGGACGTTGTGCTCGTCACTGATGGCCGGTTCTCGGGCGCAACACGCGGGCCGATGATCGGGCACGTCTCACCGGAAGCCGCCGTTGGGGGACCGATCGCGGCCATCGAGAGCGGAGACACGGTTCGTGTCGATATTCCCAACCGAACACTTGGCGTCGACTTGAGCGCGAGCGAACTCGAAGAGCGACTCTCAAGATGGCATCCTCCACAAGCCGCGTATACCGCAGGGGTTCTCGGAATGTATGCGACGCTGTTCGAGTCAGCCTCGAACGGAGCGATTACAAATCCGGGGCTAACAAAGAAGTAG
- a CDS encoding DUF7342 family protein, producing the protein MSETDATDEPPSFEDAFSSDDVEQRIYGTILQTREPTTASAVADSADCDPKTARKYLGWFDDLGIVTRHDGHPATYERNDAYFEWRRINQLAADHSVEGLQDRVRELTTRITEYETTYDAASPAAVDAVAVAEDSDKRTIDDVYSDLGDWATAREERDRYERARQQRTGGEREQASG; encoded by the coding sequence ATGTCCGAGACAGACGCCACCGATGAGCCGCCTTCCTTCGAGGATGCGTTCAGCAGCGATGACGTCGAACAACGCATCTACGGCACCATCCTGCAAACCCGCGAGCCGACAACGGCGAGCGCAGTCGCCGACAGCGCCGACTGTGACCCCAAGACCGCCCGGAAGTATCTTGGCTGGTTCGACGATTTGGGAATCGTCACCAGACACGATGGCCATCCGGCCACCTACGAACGGAATGACGCGTATTTTGAGTGGCGACGCATCAACCAGCTCGCAGCCGACCATTCCGTCGAGGGCCTGCAGGATCGCGTTCGTGAGCTGACGACGCGCATCACCGAGTACGAGACGACGTACGACGCCGCGTCACCGGCCGCCGTCGACGCCGTCGCCGTTGCGGAGGACAGCGACAAGCGGACCATCGACGACGTGTACAGCGACCTCGGCGACTGGGCGACCGCCCGCGAGGAGCGGGACCGGTACGAACGCGCGCGCCAGCAACGCACGGGTGGCGAGCGCGAGCAGGCGTCCGGGTAG